From a single Pseudophryne corroboree isolate aPseCor3 chromosome 6, aPseCor3.hap2, whole genome shotgun sequence genomic region:
- the LOC134935814 gene encoding E3 ubiquitin-protein ligase TRIM11-like, whose protein sequence is MASADLRQALNCSICRRIYTDPVILGCGHNFCRVCIERVLDTQEGSGVYTCPDCRAECQERPALIRNITLCKIVGSFLSTQPDQEKTGIFCTYCVDSPVPAAKSCLHCEASLCDNHLREHSKSAEHVLCDPTTALGNRKCSVHKKILEYYCTEDAACICESCRLDREHHGHQVEMLDEASEKKKEKLRNVLQKLTTMREDNEKRVQSLQVRRREGQGKAAGVTERVTALFRDIRRQLEDLEKRVLSEISRREQRVSLPVSDLIQQLEIKKDELSGKMRHIEELCNMSDPVTVLQEPDTGDLCYTKDRKRQYSQVYDAGDLDVGLISETLHTGMSDIIRGINVYFFMQGPTDIVLDVTTAGDYIQISGDRKTASRSHKTMNRPETPERFQNDQVISTRRFSSGRHYWEVDVRKSGNWRVGMCYPSIDRGGDQSLIGNNNKSWCLCKKWHNHYSVIHDNTEIRVADDIPCDRVRVYLDYEAGQLSFHVMCDTIRHLHTYTATLTEPLHAALYVWCINDCITVSG, encoded by the coding sequence atggcgtctgctgatctgagacaGGCACTGAATTGTTCCATCTGCCGGAGGATTTATACAGATCCTGTAATCCTGGgatgtggccacaacttctgccgggtctgtattgagcgtgtgctggatacacaggaggggTCTGGAGTTTATAcctgtcctgactgcagagcaGAGTGTCAGGAGCGTCCTGCACTGATACGGAACATAACACTGTGTAAGATAGTGGGGAGTTTCCTGTCTACTCAGCCAGATCAGGAGAagactgggatcttctgcacttactgtgtggactctcctgtacctgctgctaaatcctgtctgcATTGTGAGGCTTCTCTGTGTGATAATCACCTGAGGGAACACAGCAAGTCAGCAGAACACGTCTTATGTGATCCCACcactgccctggggaacaggaaatgctccgtCCATAAGAAGATCCTGGAGTATTACTGCACTGAGGATGCGGCCTGTATCTGTGAGTCCTGCAGGCTGGATAGAGAACATCACGGACACCAGGTGGAGATGCTGGATGAGGCTtctgagaagaagaaggagaagctgaGGAATGTTCTGCAGAAACTGACCACAATGAGAGAGGATAATGAGAAGAGAGTCCAGAGTCTGCAGGTGCGCAGGAGAGAAGGTCAGGGAAAAGCAGCAGGTGTAACTGAGAGAGTCACTGccctgtttagagacatcaggagacagctggaggacctggagaagagagtcctgagtgagatctccaggcgggaacagcgcgtttcactcccggtctctgatctgatccagcagctggaaataaagaaggatgagctgtccgggaagatgcgtcacattgaggagctgtgtaacatgtctgatccagtgactgtcttacaggaaccagacacaggggacTTGTGTTATACTAAGGACAGAAAGAGACAGTATTCACAGGTCTATGATGcaggagatctggatgtgggtctcATCTCAGAGACATTACACACAGGAATGTCTGATATAATAAGAGGTATAAATGTATATTTCTTTATGCAGGGACCTACAGACATAGtgctggatgtaaccacagctggtgattATATACAGATATCAGGTGACAGGAAAACTGCATCCAGGTCACATAAAACCATGAATCGCCCAGAAACACCAGAGAGATTTCAGAATGATCAGGTAATAAGCACCAGGAGAttctcctcagggcgacattactgggaggtggatgtcagAAAGTCAGGGAACTGGAGGGTGGGGATGTGTTACCCCAGTATAGACAGGGGAGGAGATCAGTCACTCATTGGGAATAATAACAAGTCCTGGTGTCTGTGTAAGAAGTGGCATAATCATTACTCAGTGATACATGACAATACAGAGATCCGGGTAGCTGACGATATCCCCTGTGACAGAGTGAGGGTATATCTGGATTATGAGGCAGGACAGCTGTCCTTTCATGTTATGTGTGACaccatcagacacttacacacctacactgccaccctcactgagcccctccatgctgCATTATATGTATGGTGCATAAATGATTGTATAACTGTATCTGGGTGA